A genomic stretch from Mastacembelus armatus chromosome 7, fMasArm1.2, whole genome shotgun sequence includes:
- the tmem51a gene encoding transmembrane protein 51a, with amino-acid sequence MRSTVDGPPSPLDPSNSNNANNNNNNRSSSRENSGNSGSQYALCALGVGLVALGIVMIVWSVVPADPSANSSSSSGDTDTGSRKNKVSSVAFVLVGSGVAMLLLSLCVGMRNKQREQQRLQEAQNHGGEAPREPEPRETAEDQAQRYAVPTYEEAVGSGQYPVCPSSHRLSSSQLPSYDDLVEVDGVNSEGSEVTDTGSQPAPANTSNHRPGKNNRKLLPIKIRRIKSEKLHMKIVDNSQPATGISIEPLTPPPQYEDKTPPI; translated from the exons ATGCGTTCCACTGTGGACGGACCACCAAGCCCCCTGGACCCCAGCAACAGTAACAAcgctaacaacaacaataacaacagaagcagcagcagggaaaACAGTGGAAACTCAGGATCCCAATATGCACTGTGCGCTCTGGGGGTTGGGCTAGTCGCTCTCGGCATTGTGATGATTGTGTGGAGCGTGGTACCTGCAGACCCCTCGGCTAATAGCAGCAGCTCATCCGGAGATACCGATACGGGTAGCAGGAAGAATAAAGTGTCTTCTGTGGCCTTTGTCTTGGTGGGTTCTGGAGTGGctatgctgctgctgtctttgtgtgtgggAATGAGGAACAAACAGCGGGAGCAGCAGAGGCTCCAGGAGGCCCAGAACCACGGAGGAGAGGCACCAAGAGAACCGGAGCCAAGAGAAAC GGCTGAGGACCAAGCCCAGCGGTATGCTGTACCCACCTATGAAGAGGCAGTAGGCAGTGGCCAGTACCCTGTCTGTCCGAGCAGCCATCGTCTAAGCTCCTCCCAGCTACCTTCGTATGATGACCTGGTTGAAGTCGATGGTGTAAACTCTgaagggtcagaggtcacagataCCGGCTCACAGCCTGCTCCTGCTAACACATCAAACCATAGACCTGGGAAAAATAACCGCAAGCTCCTCCCTATCAAGATCCGTAGGATTAAATCGGAGAAACTGCACATGAAAATTGTTGATAACTCTCAGCCAGCAACTGGAATAAGTATAGAGCCACTAACCCCACCGCCACAGTATGAGgataaaacgcctccaatttAA